The Meriones unguiculatus strain TT.TT164.6M chromosome 19, Bangor_MerUng_6.1, whole genome shotgun sequence genomic interval GACTCAGTTGGAAAGGAGGCAAAACAGATGGGATCACAGAAACATTCCCCTGGAAACTCAGACACAGAACATTTacaatattctttttcttattttctgtgtatagccctggttgtcctcaaactcagagatccacttgcttcctCCTCCAAAGTGCTGAGCTCAAACGTgcgtgtcaccactgcccagcctgcaactttcttttcaaaaaaatagATGGGCCAAGAGCAAAGAGAAGCagtataaacataaaattatttcgttcttattttttcataatgctttcaaaagaaaaatcactttcCCCCCCTTATTTTCAAAAAATGAGTAAGTATAAGTAATTTATTCATAAGAATGTTACCATAGCcgctgtggtggcacaggcctttaatcccagcacttgagaggcaaaggcagggggatcactgtgagttcgagaccagcctggtctacaaagtgagtccaggaaacccaaggctacacagagaaaccctgtctcaaaaaaaaaaaaaaaaaaaaaaaaaaaaaaaaaccaaacacacacacaaaaagaatatTACCAGACTACATATATTTTGTATTAACTGAATTGACTTCAGAAGGAAAAGCGAAATATTTGCCTACAGCAAAGCTGTAGTGTCCAGTTTGGTGTATTTACCTGTGCAAACTTGGTCTCCTCTTTAGCAGAGTTCTTTCCCTCGGACTCATAGAGTTCAAGGCAGACAGAAGATATACTGCCAGGGGCCTGCAGTGTGTGCTGTCTTCGAGCTGGCAGCGGCGTCCCGGATGGAAACAGTACTGTGAATCTGTTGGCCCCTGATTCATCGACCCCCTACGAAGCAGGAAAGCAAGATGAGTACTCTGGTTTTTATCTTTACAACTGAAAATAGTCCCTGTGTCTCCTGCTGTAAGAGAAATATATAGTACTCACTGACAATCTGGAAAGCAGGCACAACACCCAATCCCAGCCCTTTGTTTAATTGCATACTGATACATAGTTCTCTCATATGCTAGAAGCTGGTGTTTAAAACTATACTTTCATCTTCTCAGGAAGTTAACATGTTCCATAGATATTAAGTGAAACAACATAAAGAGTCCATAAAGATATAATCACTGGTCTAAATTTAAAGTTCTTCCTGTATTTGCCACAGGACTTATACataacaacagaaatgaaaacttACAGCAATTAATTTGTACTACCTTTCTGTAAATGCATGGAAAACTAAACCCACCTTCACTAAAATATCCTTGGCTGAACACTCTATCATGAGAGAGTCATCCCCTGACGTGCTCTCTTTCCCAGCAAGAATCCCGGCTTCCATGGCTGCACCAATAGGGATGACCTCATCTGGAGGAATGGAGTTGAGAAGTTCCACAGCTGGGAAGAGGTCCTTAATCAGCTGCTGTAGCCTGGGGATTCTTGAAGATCCACCACACAGCACAACCTGAAACACGAGGAGCAGGATGAGCCACCTGCATCACATGAGACCTTCTTTGATATGTTACTTGACATACAAACATACTTACCATATCTTTTCCTCTCAACAACGTTAAGAATCTCACTATAAAATACAGTACAGCAATACATACAGAGCTTACGAGCGATGTACAAAGTTTAAGCCTGAAGTCAACTGAACAGCAAGTAATTAACCTTCTGTACTACCCCAACATTTTTAAGAAATGTTTACAAGTTTTGTAACTAATATTGTTAATCTATCCATAAGAAAACTACACcacacatttgtttgtttgtttgcctttagcATGGAATAACAGCAAGGACCTTGAGAAATAAAGATGTTTTATGATTGCAGAAAACCCCGTTTTAAGCTCTTGGTATGCTTTCTGACTAATCTCATATCTGGAGAACTTCATGTATAGCTTACTCTTTAAATCCCCAGGTTTCACCCTGATTCATCCAATTATCATCCTGGACACGAAGAGTGCTGAACACACATCTCGGGAAGGGAAATCTGATAATCTTTTAATGGAGGCTCTCAAAGTTCAACGTGACAGAAGCTCAGCACACTAGTGCTCTTAGGTAAGGGGGATGAGACAAGGGATACCATGACAATCTGCAAGTGAGGGGATAAGAAATACCAGggttgtttgtctttttaaagtGGGTTTGCCTTTAAGAAGGACATATTTTCCTAAAATCTTACCATCTTAGTAAatactcacagaacaaaaatatagactgtcttttaaaaattcccattcaacaaAAAGCTGTATTAGTAAACtctccacaacaacaacaacaaaaacttgaaaaattttgtcttaatatttcattttagGTTGAAAAGCATATAGTGTTACTATTGGCAGTAAATAGTCAACTAATAAAAAAACTAGGTTTTAGTTTAAATTATTTAAGTAATGAATTTGAGAAATTAGATTTCTTCTGTAAACTTGAACTTTGAATAGAAAATAGTTTTCCTTTGGTAATATGCCTTCTGTGCAGTAACACAGTTCACTGAAGGCGGGACTTGAGGGCGGCTGGGGGTAAAGAtggttttatgtagcccaggctcagTCAAACTCTCCATGAATGCAAGGATTACCCTGTAATTCTGCCTCCACCCTCCCAAGGACTAGAATTACTGGCATGCACCAGCCTACAGTGCTAATTAtctgtccttttttctttttttgtttttccagacagggtttactgtgtagaccaggatgccttgaactcacagagatcagcctgcctctgaaTTATCTGTTCTTACTACTACAGGTTTCAgtgttttgtaaaataaaaacacctgAAAATGTAGCTAGTGCCCATCTTTTAGTGCTATGGTGAGGATTAACTGTTTTAAGGCCTATAAAGCCCAGTGGTCCACTCCTATCCCTGGAAGGTGACTGGCCACCCGTCAGGCCTGCCTAGGAGCCTGACCCTGTCGTAGCATATCTCCGCAGAAGCATTGGGAGGGAAAGATGTTCTCACGTGTGCATCCTCTTTATGACTCCACAGGCTGGGAAGTGCACATGGCTGCTCCCTTAGCCTACATGCTGTAATCATGAAGCCACTGTCTGCTACTCACATGCAAGCTGGGCAGGACACGAATGTCTGCTCTAAAATGCATGGAGAGGGGAGATCTTACTGCAGGTGAAAGATGGTTTCGGGCTTTTAATTCTTAAAAGCCTGTATAAGCACAACAACAATCTAAGGCTTCAGAAAGTCCAATCTCAATTCAAGCAATTCAGAGTTGTACTGCAGTGACAATTAAATGACAGACCCCATGACAAATGAAGAAGGGACCGACACTAACTGGCCATCCACAGCACGCTTCAGACTGTTCCCCAGGTTACATCTCAGTCACTGTCCCACAGGCCCTCAGAATCAGCGGCCAACTTCTACGGTCAAGTACTGCCCCTTTCTtacaagagagaaaggaaggtgcGGACAACTAAGCTGCTGCTGTGCAGCTGTTTCCACTGATCTGCAGGGGAAAACTCCCTAAGCTCAGAGCCCACCCCAGGCCACGGAGGAGTACACTTGCTGGGGACAGCAGGCAGAGTGGGAGGGCTGCCTACAAACAACAGGGTGCTCCCGGGGAGCAGAGCTGTCATCCACGATGGTGAGAGTTTTCTTAGGATGCAGCTGCCCAGGAGCGGCCAATCTTCCTGTAAGCTATCCCCCCAAATTCAGGAATGACACTAGGTTAAATCTTGCTGGTTCTCACTAACCTCAAGATCCTCAGGACATCACTTCATCTCTGGACTTCAGTGTTTCAACTAATCACATTGGGGTAGATGACAGTGCCTACCCCACAGCTGACTGCTAGTGCTCAACAGCACATGTGCCCAGTGCACAGGACACACTTTATTATCTGTTTGCTttacacagataaacatacactGGAAGGGAATTATTCTGGGCTTTATTTTTTGTGAAAAAcagaatatacacatacatgtgagtTCGCCAGATCATTAAATATTAACAAAAGTTCCGAAACATGAATAAAATATTGTTCTTCACCATTATCTTTTAAGTTTTCAAAACATGAATAAGATATTGTTCCTCACCATTATCTCAAATTGTCCCTAAAACAAATGAGGAAAGATAAAGTGTTACCTTGTTAATATCATCTGCTGTAAATCCACTTTGACGCAAGAGTTCTCGGACTGCTTCTATACACTTGTTAAAAAGCGGAGAACAAAGAAGTTCAAATCTTGCTCTGCACTCACAGATGTGCACATGGGATGAACATGGGACGGAGAGAAGAGGGCAGAGCAAAGACTTAGTGCAGTCTGGCTTCTCAGAAGAGCAACAGGTTATTAaacagtgtctctgtgtgtgttcccaAGTTAGTTTCCTACATATCTGAAGCTATTTAATAGCCAATGCAAAGGGAGGGTCGTCTTGCTCATGGCTAACCCCTAAGTGCCCAAAGAATAGCTAAGAAGATACACAAATACATGGCATGGCCAATGGTAAATCTACCGATTTTATTACCATTTGGATCATTTTGCTATTTTCACAGGTCCAAGCTTTATTATTCTTAGCTCCTTCCCTTTATAGCCTGAGGTCATGGTATAAGAATATCCAGTCTGTACTAAGGAAGTTGTAAACTGACATGTAATGTTGAGACAGACTCCATCCATGAAAAGTGTACTGCCTCATTTCATATtcaactgctttttttttaagttactacATTTTACTAACAAATAGCAACaaatacctcaaaaaaaaaaaagttctacaaCTTGCCAAGAGTGGTGGCTCTCTTCTTTAATCCCTGTGTATTTGATTcctttatatttacttatttctatgtgtgtgtacggtgcacaggtaaagacagagaaCTACTTAGGGGCATTGattcttccatcatgtgggtctcagagctcaaactcagatcattaaacaccttcacctgctgagccctcttgTTGACCCACACTTAATTTCTTAAATGCAGATGAATGATTTCAAATTTTCTTacctaaaaatactaaaaatacttTATGGTTGAAATATTGTAGACAAATTCCTTAATGAAAAGTGACAAACTTAATTTCATTTCTACATAGGTAAGAATAAGCAAACATACACCGAGTATTTGAAGATACTTGGGACTAAGGCATTCTGGAAATAAAAACGTGAAGATTTTCCACCTCTAAAAAGACTTTAATGCACTTTAATACATTTTCTGTCCTTTGGGCTGTGCTAAAGAGCTAGCCACTAGCCACAAGAGCTCCCAAGGAACAGGGTGTGTAAAGTTTCCTTCTGACAAACACAACTTTAATAAACATCACAAGGCAGGATTTTTAGAAAAGCCAAGGgaagggaggatgcttgactaTAAAAAAAGATAGGGGAGAAGGTGCCCAAAACCAGTCAAGAGAATCCAAAAGCCACACTCGGAGAGCCAGGGAATCCTAACTGCGCTTCAAGGCAGTGTGCTGTCAGGCTGTTGGGAAGCTGGAACAGGCTAACCAGAGTTGCTGCAGCAGGAGATGTGCACcgggagagggaggagcagcatccAATCATCTGCGCGTGTGCTTCTGGTGCAGCTGCACTCACTGTAAGCCGTGTCTTGGGTCATTTAAAAGACATGGCCATTAAGTGCTTTTTTatgcacatttaaaaaatgtcacAGATGATTAAAATCTAAAGTATTGGCTAGGGATGTGCTCAGCTGGTAGAGCGCTTAGCAGGTATGCAGTCCTGAGCTCTCCTACTGTATGAACTGGCactgtggtacatgcctgtagtcccaagACTGAGGAAGGAGATGCAGAAGGGCCAAGAGTTCTAGGTCTTCCTCAGCGAcgatgagtttgaggctaatctgggctatatgagaccctgtctcaaaatacaaaacaaagggTTGGGGATATGGTTCAGTGGGCAAGAGCACTTGTTCTGCAAGggtgaggacctaagtttgagtCCTCAGCACGCATGTAACAGACTGGGCATGGCAGCATGGCAGCATATGCCTGTAACACCAGTATTAGGGGAGGAAGGGGGACCACGGATAACTCTCCTGAGAGTGCTCTtaggccagctagcctagccaaaACTGTGAGCACAAGACAGATGTCAGTCTTCAGTAAAGAGCAACAGTCAGAGAGCAAGATCTCTGGAATCAAACTTTAACAACTACTTAGTCTAATAAAAACATTGAGTTCCAAATATGGAGACAGTGAAGTTCCCTGACTACAGATAaccaaagacagaaagaaaagctgCACACTGGAAAATCACACACAGAATGCCTGAACTGTCTTTCGTATATCAGTTTTACCTGGACACACTGCAGTCAAAATCTTGACCTTCATACAATGAATCTACGAAACAATTGGCACTTCCCAAAGTTGACAAAGAATGTTTGGCCACTTCAGCACTGTTCATCAATTTCATCATGGCTCGGGCATTTCCCCTCACGTCATGTTTGAACAACCTAAAAATAGAACATTTGAAGTTTAAGGGTCCTGAGTAATTTGTAATTCAAGGCAAATCTAACTACCATTACAGCAATATGCATTAACCAAAAGCTAGTAATGTGGCTTCCAATGCTGTTGAACTTTTCTAAGCATACTGTCTGGAACAACAGACAACCAACGTTTATACTATTTTGAATGGCATGTAAGCATGATAAACTGTACTTTGACATCAGAGTCTCTCAGGTGTGACAATCAGACCAGAGCGTATGTGTGTCGCCTTTACGATCAACACCATCACTGTGCACAGTGTAAGCTAGGCATGGTGTGATACTGACAGTTCCAGGTGCTTCCTCATGCGCAAAACAGTCTCTCGTCTCCTCTGTGGGTTACTCTAAGTAATGATCAATTGTTTTGTTAAGCAATACCTTTATAATAAAAAGCAGTGCATGTTTTTACTGCgtgtggaaaaacaaaatcaagctGTCTTCACCTTTCGTGCCCCTGCCCTGCCTGGCTTAAAAGGCACACTGCGCTGATGGCTTGGCACCTGATGCCGAGGAAACGAAGACATCTGGCTTCAACACGAAGAGAAAAAGACTCTTCCTTGGTCCCAGGATAGTTTAAAGCACTGGGACTAAAGACTCAAAGGCTCAGCCTTTGAAAGTGTAttagacctgagttcagttcctctACAGGGgctgagctatgtctccagccacatacatcttaaaaagaaaaggcaagaaaTTAGAacaccaaaccaaatcaaaccaaagaaACCGCTGAAGCCTTGAAGTGAAGCCTCAACCAAAACGGGTTGGGTACTCACCTCTGGAACTCCGAAGCCAGGTACTGTGCTAAGGTTTCTGTGAAATGTGCACCCCCAATGTTATCATTGGTGTTGGTTGAAAGAACTCGATACATCCCACTGTTAACTTCCATGACACTGAGCGATAAGGATGTTCCTCCAAGCTTAAATACCAAAACATTGCttcaagagagaaaagaatggtAACACATCCTAGGATCACAACATTTTAAAGCAGACTGTACTTTAGAAGCCTTTAGTCTGAAtttgtttaaattaaaatgaggAAAGATTACAGCCCGGATGAGTCATCAGCTTGTCTCCAGTCACCAGGAGGGGActcagccttgaattcacaattgTCTGAAGGACTAGACTTCAAGACACTAACTTTTCATGATTATTATGAATCCAAATAGAATCAAATACAGAAATCCTGTTAATATTATACAAGTTACAACAACATAGCCTATGGATCCAAAACACAGCAACTCTCCACTTCTTATATATCAGAATTCATAATTCTAATATTTCTATGTTTATCTGGTTTACCGCAAGATAATTTCCTATGATTTATACACATTGGTTTCTCTAAACATGAGAAATTTGGATACAGTCAAACAATTTGGAAAGGTTAACACCATATCTAAACTTCTCTATCATGTTGCCATCAACTGCTAACACCATTTGTTTCCAAACATGTCTAAAACTGGAAGTCGCCATATGATCAATAGTGCCCCAGTGTCTGCTGGAAACTGGATCACTGTATAATTAGCCATTTCCACAACAAAATGAGGGGATGGAGAAGGCTCAGCCTCCCCTCCCTCAGTTGCTCAGGCCTGTGTGAGCTTCCTGAGGAAGGGCTGGCACCATGCTGATGGACGCTACGACCGCACTGGAAACTAGAGGTCCGTTCTTTACCTCTTCCCGGTAGGGCAGTCTTGTCCAATCCCGTAAGCAAGAAGAGCTGCAGATGGCTCGTGTACTAGTCGCAACACCTTGAATCCAGCGGCTCCAGCTGCTTCTCTGTCAACAATTTGCTCTCAGTGAATTTCACAGCACAGCACGCTCAGTCCTACACTTGTAGCTATGCTGGAAGGTTCCTGGACTAGCAAGTGCTACTCCACGAGACAGTGCAAAGTAGAACACACGAAAAGGAGATGACTGGAGCctacttcctgtttctttttggtttttagagataggatttctctgtgttaaaaagaactggctgtcctggactcactttgtagaccagactggcctcaaactcaagagatccatctgctgatgggattaaaggtttgtgccaccatgccggCCAAAGCCTGCTTTCTTGGCAACACAGTTTGTGCTTATAttgaataagaaaaaataaacctGTCAGGGCTAGGAAATGGCTCAATCAATCAACTGGCCTGTTGGACAGGCACAAGGCCCTGAGTgtgaatctccagcacccataaACACAGGCGTGgcagtgcatgtctgtaatcccagtgcagCGCAAGATCCTTGGAGCTTGATATCCAAGCAGCCAAGGCAAATGGTGAGTGCCAGGTTCAGTGACACCTGTTGCAAGAGACAAGGTAGAAAGTGACAGAAGATGACACC includes:
- the Hspa14 gene encoding heat shock 70 kDa protein 14; this translates as MAAIGVHLGCTSACVAVYKDGRADVVANDAGDRVTPAIVAFSENEQVVGLAAKQSRIRNISSTVVKVKQILGRSSADPQAQKYISESKCSVVEKNGKLRYEIDTGEETKFVNPEDVARLIFSKMKETAHSVLGSDANEVVITVPFDFGEKQKSALGEAAGAAGFKVLRLVHEPSAALLAYGIGQDCPTGKSNVLVFKLGGTSLSLSVMEVNSGMYRVLSTNTNDNIGGAHFTETLAQYLASEFQRLFKHDVRGNARAMMKLMNSAEVAKHSLSTLGSANCFVDSLYEGQDFDCSVSRARFELLCSPLFNKCIEAVRELLRQSGFTADDINKVVLCGGSSRIPRLQQLIKDLFPAVELLNSIPPDEVIPIGAAMEAGILAGKESTSGDDSLMIECSAKDILVKGVDESGANRFTVLFPSGTPLPARRQHTLQAPGSISSVCLELYESEGKNSAKEETKFAQVVLQDLDKKENGLRDILAVLTMKRDGSLQVTCTDQETGKCEAITVEVAS